From the genome of Helicobacter pylori, one region includes:
- the rpsR gene encoding 30S ribosomal protein S18, with translation MERKRYSKRYCKYTEAKISFIDYKDLDMLKHTLSERYKIMPRRLTGNSKKWQERVEVAIKRARHMALIPYIVDRKKVVDSPFKQH, from the coding sequence ATGGAAAGAAAACGCTATTCAAAACGCTATTGCAAATACACTGAAGCTAAAATCAGCTTTATTGACTATAAAGATTTAGACATGCTCAAGCACACGCTATCAGAGCGCTATAAAATCATGCCAAGGAGATTGACAGGCAATAGCAAAAAGTGGCAAGAGAGGGTGGAAGTGGCAATCAAAAGAGCCCGCCACATGGCTTTAATCCCCTACATTGTGGATAGGAAAAAAGTCGTAGATAGCCCTTTTAAACAGCACTGA
- a CDS encoding single-stranded DNA-binding protein, whose translation MFNKVIMVGRLTRNVELKYLPSGSAAATIGLATSRRFKKQDGTLGEEVCFIDARLFGRTAEIANQYLSKGSSVLIEGRLTYESWMDQTGKKNSRHTITADSLQFMDKKSDNPQANAMQDSTMHENFNNAYPANDNAPSQDPFNQAQSYAQNAHAKENLQAQPSKYQNSVPEINIDEEEIPF comes from the coding sequence ATGTTTAATAAAGTGATTATGGTAGGGCGTTTGACTAGGAATGTGGAGTTGAAATATTTGCCTAGCGGTTCAGCGGCAGCTACAATAGGTTTAGCCACAAGCAGGCGTTTTAAAAAACAAGACGGCACGCTAGGCGAAGAGGTGTGCTTTATAGATGCTCGTTTGTTTGGGCGAACGGCTGAAATCGCTAACCAGTATTTAAGCAAGGGTTCAAGCGTTTTGATAGAAGGGCGTTTGACTTATGAGAGCTGGATGGATCAAACGGGCAAAAAAAATTCCCGCCACACTATCACAGCGGACTCGTTGCAATTTATGGATAAAAAGTCAGACAATCCCCAAGCAAACGCTATGCAAGATAGCACAATGCATGAGAATTTCAACAACGCTTATCCCGCTAATGATAACGCTCCTAGCCAAGATCCTTTTAACCAAGCCCAAAGTTATGCACAAAACGCTCATGCTAAAGAGAATTTACAAGCACAGCCGTCCAAGTATCAAAACAGCGTGCCTGAAATCAATATTGATGAAGAAGAAATCCCCTTTTAA
- the rpsF gene encoding 30S ribosomal protein S6, protein MRHYETMFILKPTLVEEEIKSKIEFYKEVITKHHGVIETSLDMGMRNLAYEIKKHKRGYYYVAYFKAEPSMILELERLYRINEDVLRFIVIKYESKKEVEAWHALVDRANKKPPHAKEKHEKTEHTHSHHAEEAESVGSHSE, encoded by the coding sequence ATGAGGCATTATGAAACGATGTTTATTCTCAAACCTACTTTAGTAGAAGAAGAGATTAAATCCAAAATTGAGTTTTATAAAGAAGTGATCACTAAGCATCATGGCGTGATTGAAACGAGCCTGGATATGGGCATGCGTAATTTGGCTTATGAAATCAAAAAGCACAAAAGAGGCTATTATTATGTGGCGTATTTCAAAGCAGAGCCGTCAATGATTTTAGAGCTTGAACGATTGTATCGCATCAATGAAGATGTGTTGCGTTTCATTGTGATCAAATACGAAAGCAAGAAAGAAGTAGAAGCGTGGCATGCGTTAGTGGATAGGGCTAATAAAAAGCCACCACACGCCAAGGAAAAACACGAAAAAACCGAACACACGCATTCTCACCACGCAGAGGAAGCAGAAAGCGTAGGATCTCATAGCGAATAA
- the holA gene encoding DNA polymerase III subunit delta has product MYRKDLDNYLKQRLPKAVFLYGEFDFFIHYYIQTISSLFKGANPDTETSLFYASDYEKSQITTLLEQDSLFGGSSLVVLKLDFALHKKFKENDINLFLKALERPSHNKLIIGLYHSKSDTTKYKYTSDAIVKFFQKSPLKDEAIHARFFIPKIWESLKFLQERANFLHLDISNHLLNALFETNNEDLGVSFNDLDKLALLNAPIALEDIQELSSNAGDMDLQKLILGLFLKKSVLDIYDYLLKEGKKDADILRGLERYFYQLFLFFAHIKTTGLMDAKEVLGYAPPKEIAENYAKNALRLKEAGYKRVFEIFRLWHIQSMQGQKELGFLYLTPIQKIINP; this is encoded by the coding sequence ATGTATCGTAAAGATTTGGACAATTATTTAAAACAGCGTCTCCCTAAAGCGGTGTTTTTGTATGGGGAGTTTGATTTTTTCATTCATTATTATATTCAAACGATCAGCTCGCTTTTTAAAGGCGCTAACCCTGACACAGAAACTTCGCTTTTTTATGCGAGCGATTATGAAAAAAGCCAGATTACGACCCTTTTAGAGCAGGATTCTTTATTTGGAGGGAGCAGTTTAGTCGTTTTAAAACTGGACTTTGCGTTGCATAAGAAATTTAAAGAAAACGATATCAATCTTTTTTTAAAAGCTTTAGAGCGGCCTAGCCATAACAAGCTTATCATAGGGCTTTATCATTCTAAAAGCGACACCACAAAATACAAATACACTAGCGATGCTATCGTTAAATTTTTCCAAAAAAGCCCCTTGAAAGATGAAGCGATTCATGCACGCTTTTTTATCCCTAAAATTTGGGAGAGTTTGAAATTCTTACAAGAAAGGGCGAATTTTTTACATTTAGACATCAGCAACCATCTTTTAAACGCTCTTTTTGAAACCAATAACGAAGATTTAGGCGTTTCGTTTAACGATTTAGACAAGCTAGCGCTTTTAAACGCACCAATCGCTTTAGAAGACATTCAAGAATTAAGCTCCAATGCGGGGGATATGGATTTACAAAAGCTCATTTTAGGGCTTTTTTTGAAAAAAAGCGTGCTTGATATTTATGATTATTTGTTAAAAGAGGGCAAAAAGGATGCGGACATTTTAAGGGGGTTAGAGCGGTATTTTTACCAGCTTTTTTTATTTTTCGCTCATATTAAAACGACCGGTTTAATGGACGCTAAAGAGGTTTTAGGCTACGCTCCTCCTAAAGAGATTGCCGAAAATTACGCTAAAAACGCCTTGCGTTTGAAAGAAGCCGGCTATAAGAGGGTTTTTGAAATTTTCAGGTTATGGCACATTCAAAGCATGCAAGGGCAAAAGGAATTGGGCTTTTTGTATTTGACCCCCATTCAAAAAATCATTAACCCTTGA
- a CDS encoding RNB domain-containing ribonuclease, giving the protein MQGFLRSLFFGVKKIPKRFAPLIEKGVLKEALGSNKERYFLKEGFDIGRIEWAENKAFFISLAKNYPKDPLIKNLPPSFKTDALILCKIECSKKRPIAFFKAALFDADHADHTMIVYLAKENNQIVAIPFKEPFKKPVLLKHSQKSLLELPRHCVVKIDLKKREISEILGALEDPLIDENLSLSLFDRVKDFSKDCLNLAQHYAQLKASDFKDRINYSHIPFITIDPKDAKDFDDAIFYDQEKRVLFVAVADVSEFVPKYSSLDKEARLRGFSVYFPNSVYPMLPLSLSQGACSLKAFEKRLALVYEIPLDHLKNARLFQGVIEVRANCTYEEINHFLSAQQSSLDKDLQQSLLGFLEMALALKKERLKKGFDFNSFENKLYLNQEGRIEKIETQKESGAHTLIEEAMLLANQSSARLLDKHFQNKGIYRTHKEPSLEQQKRLYDKLFDYEITRPKNMGFLPFLEHALKTAKEKKLEREVSRLIIKSQNLALYSPMQESHFGLGFASYTHSTSPIRRYSDLALHRLLKELLFHQAKGCSYLLEETPELCSELNALQKKTALIERDFVKRKFARLALELLEKEFLGVVLEVKDWVVVGLKEWVGLKVLVKTNKVFKPLEKVCVKITHADLVLGQVWGEITERIKEHVS; this is encoded by the coding sequence ATGCAAGGGTTTTTAAGAAGCCTTTTTTTTGGAGTTAAAAAGATCCCTAAACGATTCGCTCCTCTAATAGAAAAGGGCGTTTTAAAAGAAGCGCTTGGATCCAACAAGGAGCGCTATTTTTTAAAAGAAGGCTTTGATATAGGCAGAATTGAATGGGCAGAAAATAAGGCGTTTTTCATTTCTTTAGCGAAAAATTACCCTAAAGACCCTTTAATCAAAAACTTACCCCCTTCTTTCAAAACAGACGCTTTGATTTTATGCAAAATAGAATGTTCTAAAAAACGCCCCATAGCCTTTTTTAAAGCCGCTCTTTTTGATGCAGATCATGCAGATCATACGATGATAGTTTACCTGGCTAAAGAAAATAACCAGATTGTGGCTATCCCTTTTAAAGAGCCTTTTAAAAAACCCGTTCTTTTAAAACACAGCCAAAAATCCTTATTAGAATTGCCCAGGCATTGCGTGGTAAAGATCGATCTGAAAAAGCGTGAAATCAGCGAAATTTTAGGGGCTTTAGAAGACCCTTTAATAGATGAAAACCTTTCTTTAAGCCTTTTTGACAGGGTTAAGGATTTTTCAAAAGATTGTTTGAATTTAGCCCAACATTACGCGCAACTTAAAGCGAGCGATTTTAAAGATAGGATCAATTATTCCCACATCCCTTTTATCACCATTGACCCTAAAGACGCTAAAGATTTTGACGATGCGATTTTTTATGATCAAGAAAAAAGGGTTTTGTTTGTGGCGGTTGCTGATGTGAGCGAATTTGTGCCGAAATATTCCAGTTTGGATAAAGAAGCTAGGCTTAGGGGCTTTAGCGTGTATTTCCCTAATAGCGTGTATCCCATGCTGCCTTTGAGTTTGTCTCAAGGGGCATGCTCACTGAAAGCATTTGAAAAACGCCTGGCTTTAGTGTATGAGATCCCTTTAGATCATTTGAAAAACGCCCGATTGTTTCAAGGCGTTATTGAAGTTAGGGCTAATTGCACTTATGAAGAAATCAATCATTTTTTAAGCGCCCAACAAAGCTCTTTAGATAAAGATTTGCAACAAAGCCTTTTGGGGTTTTTAGAAATGGCTTTAGCGTTAAAAAAGGAGCGTTTAAAAAAAGGGTTTGATTTCAATTCGTTTGAAAACAAGCTGTATTTAAATCAAGAAGGGCGTATAGAAAAAATTGAAACGCAAAAAGAAAGCGGTGCGCACACCCTTATAGAAGAAGCCATGCTGTTAGCCAACCAATCTAGCGCGAGGTTATTAGATAAGCATTTTCAAAATAAGGGGATATACCGCACCCATAAAGAGCCCAGTTTGGAGCAACAAAAACGCCTCTACGACAAGCTTTTTGATTATGAGATCACACGCCCTAAAAACATGGGCTTTTTGCCTTTTTTAGAGCATGCCTTAAAGACAGCCAAAGAAAAGAAGTTAGAAAGAGAAGTTTCGCGCTTAATCATTAAATCTCAAAATTTAGCCCTTTATAGCCCCATGCAAGAAAGCCATTTTGGTTTGGGGTTTGCCAGCTATACGCATTCCACTTCGCCCATTAGACGATACAGCGATTTAGCCTTACACAGGCTTTTAAAAGAATTGTTGTTCCACCAGGCTAAAGGCTGCTCGTATTTGTTAGAAGAAACGCCCGAGTTGTGTTCTGAGTTGAACGCTTTACAAAAAAAGACCGCTTTGATTGAAAGGGATTTTGTCAAACGCAAATTCGCTCGATTAGCTTTAGAACTTTTAGAAAAAGAATTTTTGGGCGTTGTTTTAGAGGTTAAAGATTGGGTGGTGGTGGGGTTAAAAGAATGGGTAGGGCTTAAAGTTTTAGTCAAAACGAACAAGGTTTTTAAGCCTTTAGAAAAGGTGTGCGTTAAAATCACGCATGCGGATTTGGTTTTAGGGCAAGTTTGGGGTGAAATCACAGAAAGGATTAAAGAGCATGTATCGTAA
- a CDS encoding shikimate dehydrogenase, protein MKLKSFGVFGNPIKHSKSPLIHNACFLTFQEKLGFLGHYHPILLPLESHIKNEFLHLGLSGANVTLPFKERAFQVCDKIKGIALECASINTLVLENDELVGYNTDALGFYLSLKHQNFQNALILGSGGSAKALACGLKKQGLEVSVLNRSARGLDFFQRLGCDCFMEPPQSAFDLIINATSASLNNELPLSKEVLKGYFKEGKLAYDLVYGFLTPFLSLAKELKIPFQDGKDMLIYQASLSFEKFSASQVPYSKAFEVMRSVF, encoded by the coding sequence ATGAAATTAAAATCTTTTGGGGTTTTTGGAAATCCCATCAAACATTCCAAATCGCCCTTAATCCATAACGCTTGTTTTTTGACTTTTCAAGAAAAATTAGGGTTTTTGGGGCATTACCACCCCATATTACTCCCTTTAGAAAGCCATATCAAAAACGAGTTTTTGCATTTGGGGCTTAGTGGGGCTAATGTAACTTTACCCTTTAAAGAAAGGGCGTTTCAAGTTTGCGATAAAATCAAAGGTATCGCGCTTGAATGCGCTTCAATCAATACGCTTGTTTTGGAAAATGATGAGCTTGTGGGTTATAATACCGACGCTTTAGGGTTTTATCTTTCTTTAAAACACCAAAACTTTCAAAACGCTTTGATTTTAGGCTCTGGGGGGAGCGCTAAAGCCCTAGCGTGCGGATTAAAAAAACAAGGCTTAGAAGTGAGTGTGTTGAACCGCTCTGCTAGGGGATTGGATTTTTTCCAACGCTTGGGCTGTGATTGTTTCATGGAGCCTCCTCAAAGCGCTTTTGATTTGATTATTAACGCTACTTCAGCGAGTTTGAATAACGAATTGCCTTTAAGTAAAGAGGTTTTGAAAGGGTATTTTAAAGAGGGCAAGCTCGCTTATGATTTGGTGTATGGGTTTTTAACGCCCTTTTTGTCTCTGGCCAAAGAGTTAAAAATCCCCTTTCAAGACGGGAAAGACATGCTCATCTATCAAGCTTCTTTAAGTTTTGAAAAATTCAGCGCTTCTCAAGTCCCTTATTCAAAAGCGTTTGAAGTCATGCGAAGTGTTTTTTGA
- a CDS encoding SH3 domain-containing protein, with product MKTEMKSFLKLFMQPFLVVLGFMLLYALAHAALGFYVKKDSAQISQNSEKTKTERQNSALSPKQEANTTTTEENLTKDPPLPLETTTQEKETKQENKQEPEIQNEPKQNSVSPVQNNQKTPTTPAIGKKPLEYKVAVSGVNVRAFPSTKGKILGSLTKDKSVKVLEIQNDWAKIEFSNETKGYVFLKLLKKAE from the coding sequence ATGAAAACTGAGATGAAATCTTTTTTAAAACTTTTTATGCAGCCTTTTTTGGTGGTCTTAGGGTTTATGTTGTTGTATGCTTTAGCGCATGCTGCGCTTGGTTTTTATGTAAAAAAAGACAGCGCTCAAATAAGCCAGAATTCAGAAAAAACCAAGACAGAGCGTCAAAACAGTGCGCTTTCGCCTAAACAAGAAGCCAACACAACCACCACAGAAGAAAACCTCACCAAAGACCCTCCTTTGCCTTTAGAAACAACCACGCAAGAAAAAGAAACTAAACAAGAGAATAAACAAGAGCCAGAAATCCAAAATGAACCTAAACAAAACAGCGTCTCACCCGTTCAAAACAACCAAAAAACCCCCACAACCCCTGCAATTGGAAAAAAACCTTTAGAGTATAAGGTCGCAGTCAGTGGCGTGAATGTGCGTGCTTTTCCTAGCACAAAAGGCAAAATCTTGGGATCGCTTACAAAAGATAAAAGCGTGAAAGTTTTAGAAATCCAAAACGATTGGGCTAAAATTGAATTTTCTAATGAAACAAAGGGCTATGTGTTTTTAAAACTTTTAAAAAAGGCTGAATGA
- a CDS encoding microcin C ABC transporter permease YejB, with translation MIAYILKRLLLIIPTLLAIMTINFFLIQSAPGGPIEQMMAKINNTQSKETQGVVKDRAYRGSQGLESDLLENLKKLYGFDKPIGERYLLMLKKYAQFDFGESFYRQIKVVDLIKEKLPVSISLGLFSTLLIYLISIPLGIFKAKRNNEPLDVLSSVVIIVANAIPAFLFAVVLIVFFAGGNYWHWFPLKGLVSDNFESLSALGKIRDYLWHITLPVLCISLGGFASLTLLVKNSFLDEMGKLYVVSAKAKGCSVGRIFYAHVFRNAILLVVAGFPQAFLGMFFSSSLLIEIVFSLDGLGLLGYESIVSRDYPVVFGSLYIFTLLGLVASLISDLLCVVIDPRIDFEKR, from the coding sequence ATGATTGCTTATATTCTCAAACGCTTGCTTTTGATTATCCCGACTTTATTAGCCATCATGACGATTAATTTCTTTCTGATCCAATCGGCTCCTGGAGGCCCTATAGAGCAGATGATGGCTAAAATCAATAACACGCAGTCCAAAGAAACCCAAGGCGTTGTTAAAGATCGTGCCTATAGGGGGTCTCAAGGGTTGGAGAGCGATTTATTAGAAAATTTAAAAAAACTCTATGGCTTTGACAAGCCCATAGGGGAGCGCTACCTTCTTATGCTCAAAAAATACGCGCAATTTGATTTTGGGGAGAGCTTTTACCGCCAGATTAAAGTGGTAGATTTGATTAAGGAAAAATTGCCCGTATCCATTTCGTTAGGGCTTTTTAGCACGCTTTTGATTTATCTTATTTCTATCCCTTTAGGGATTTTCAAGGCCAAACGCAATAACGAGCCTTTAGATGTGCTAAGCAGCGTGGTGATCATTGTCGCTAACGCTATCCCGGCCTTTTTGTTTGCGGTGGTGTTGATCGTGTTTTTTGCTGGAGGGAATTATTGGCACTGGTTCCCTTTAAAGGGGCTAGTGAGCGATAATTTTGAAAGTTTGAGCGCGTTAGGTAAAATCAGGGATTATTTATGGCATATCACTTTGCCCGTTCTTTGCATTTCTTTAGGGGGTTTTGCAAGCCTTACGCTTTTAGTGAAAAACTCTTTTTTAGATGAAATGGGCAAACTTTATGTGGTGAGCGCTAAGGCTAAGGGCTGTTCAGTGGGGCGTATTTTTTATGCGCATGTGTTCCGCAATGCGATTTTGTTAGTGGTGGCGGGTTTCCCGCAAGCTTTTTTGGGCATGTTTTTTAGCTCAAGCTTATTGATAGAAATCGTTTTTAGCCTGGATGGGTTAGGGCTTTTAGGGTATGAAAGCATTGTGAGTAGGGATTATCCTGTCGTGTTTGGTTCGCTTTATATTTTCACGCTTTTAGGTTTGGTAGCGAGTTTGATAAGCGATTTGCTCTGCGTGGTGATTGACCCTAGGATTGATTTTGAAAAGCGTTGA
- a CDS encoding extracellular solute-binding protein gives MVFKILGLWLGVFCFLKATPYLYLGEEPKYKDNFTHFEYANPDARKGGVLRNDAIGTFDSLNPFVLKGTKAEGLDLIYDTLMVQSLDEPYAEYPLIAKDAEVAKDNSYVIFTLDKRARFSNNAPILASDVKFSFDTIMQLGSPIYRQYYQDVKKAVILDKHHVKFLFKTTENKELPLILGQLQIFSKKAFQKDYFTKNPLLIPVSSGPYVIDSFDVGKKITYQRNPNYWARNLPSRKGQFNFDQVKFEYYKDETIALQAFLSGAYDWRLESTAKVWARGYVGKAIDNKKITKYLIAHKMPSGMQGFFFNTRREIFKDKRVREALFYAFDFEWANKNLFFSQYKRTTSFFSNSVYASPPLPSPEEKVLLAPYEKSLDERVFKEPYVVPRTDGADVLGYNLRENLKYAQKLLESAGFSYKNMRLVDKNNKPFSFTLLLNSPAFERLALAFAKNLRVLGIDMKIQRVDLSQYVNRVKSYDFDMIVGVIGQSSFPGNEQRFYFGSLSAKEKGARNYAGISSKAVDDLIEKIINAKDYKEQLAAIQAMDRVLLWGFYVIPHFYLPNYRIAAYNYIGMPEISPSYGFSPYLWWVKKEKSLQ, from the coding sequence GTGGTCTTTAAAATTTTAGGCTTATGGTTGGGGGTGTTTTGTTTCCTTAAGGCTACGCCTTATTTATACTTGGGCGAAGAGCCTAAATATAAAGACAATTTCACGCATTTTGAATACGCTAACCCTGACGCCAGAAAAGGCGGTGTCTTAAGGAATGACGCTATAGGGACTTTTGATAGCCTTAACCCTTTTGTGCTTAAAGGCACTAAAGCCGAAGGCTTGGATTTGATTTATGACACTTTAATGGTGCAAAGTTTGGACGAGCCTTATGCCGAATACCCCTTGATCGCTAAAGACGCCGAAGTGGCTAAGGATAACAGCTATGTGATTTTTACTTTAGACAAAAGAGCGAGATTCAGCAATAACGCTCCCATTTTAGCGAGCGATGTGAAGTTTAGCTTTGATACGATAATGCAATTAGGATCGCCCATTTATCGGCAGTATTACCAAGATGTTAAAAAGGCGGTTATCTTAGACAAACACCATGTTAAATTCCTTTTCAAAACCACTGAAAATAAAGAGTTGCCTCTCATTTTAGGGCAGTTGCAGATCTTTTCCAAAAAAGCGTTTCAAAAGGATTACTTCACCAAAAACCCTTTACTCATTCCTGTTTCTAGCGGCCCTTATGTGATCGATTCTTTTGATGTGGGCAAGAAAATCACCTACCAAAGAAACCCTAATTATTGGGCGAGGAATTTGCCTAGCAGAAAGGGGCAGTTCAATTTTGATCAGGTCAAATTTGAGTATTATAAAGACGAAACCATTGCTTTACAGGCTTTTTTAAGCGGGGCGTATGATTGGCGCCTTGAAAGTACGGCTAAGGTTTGGGCTAGGGGCTATGTGGGGAAAGCTATAGACAATAAAAAAATCACTAAATACCTAATAGCCCATAAAATGCCAAGCGGCATGCAAGGGTTTTTCTTCAACACGCGCCGGGAAATTTTTAAGGATAAAAGGGTGCGTGAAGCCTTATTTTATGCGTTTGATTTTGAATGGGCGAATAAAAATCTGTTTTTTTCGCAATACAAACGCACCACTAGTTTTTTCAGTAACTCTGTTTATGCGTCCCCTCCTCTTCCAAGCCCTGAAGAAAAAGTTCTGTTAGCCCCTTATGAAAAGAGTTTAGATGAAAGGGTTTTTAAAGAGCCTTATGTCGTGCCTAGAACCGATGGGGCTGATGTTTTAGGCTATAACTTGAGGGAAAATCTAAAATACGCTCAAAAGCTTTTAGAAAGCGCGGGCTTTTCTTACAAAAACATGCGTTTAGTGGATAAGAATAACAAGCCGTTTAGTTTCACTTTGCTTTTAAACAGCCCGGCATTTGAAAGATTGGCTCTAGCCTTTGCTAAAAACTTAAGGGTGTTAGGGATTGACATGAAAATCCAAAGAGTGGATTTAAGCCAGTATGTCAATCGGGTCAAAAGCTATGATTTTGACATGATTGTAGGGGTGATAGGCCAATCGTCTTTCCCGGGTAATGAACAGCGCTTTTATTTTGGCTCTTTGAGCGCTAAAGAAAAAGGCGCAAGGAATTATGCGGGAATCTCTAGTAAAGCGGTAGATGATTTGATTGAAAAAATCATTAACGCTAAAGATTACAAGGAGCAATTAGCCGCCATTCAAGCGATGGATAGGGTGCTATTGTGGGGGTTTTATGTGATACCGCATTTTTATTTGCCTAATTACAGGATCGCGGCGTATAATTACATTGGCATGCCTGAAATCAGCCCTAGTTATGGATTTTCGCCGTATTTGTGGTGGGTAAAAAAAGAAAAGAGTCTTCAATGA
- the trpS gene encoding tryptophan--tRNA ligase: protein MHKKRVFSGIQPTGQIHLGNYLGAIKHWVEMQDEYENLFCVVNSHAITLPIDPAFLRSQSYELVKLLLACGINPKQSGLFIQSEVNEHPALAWLLNCQVSMGEMQRMTQFKDKSLKNPKSVNVGLFNYPILMASDILLYQSDLVPVGEDQKQHLELTRNIAEKFNRDFGNCFKVPEPLIAKVGARVMGLDDPKVKMSKSHKGANHAIFLLDEPDIIVRKIKKAATDSTGVIAFDEEREGIFNLLNIYMLLSNESPENIEERFKNKGYGDFKKELAEVVIQALKPIQERYKEISDDEVKAILNGGVKKARPLAEATYQKAKELMGLV from the coding sequence ATGCACAAAAAACGAGTCTTTTCAGGCATCCAACCTACCGGGCAAATCCATTTGGGCAACTATTTAGGAGCGATCAAGCATTGGGTAGAGATGCAAGATGAATATGAAAATCTTTTTTGCGTCGTCAATTCGCATGCGATTACCTTGCCCATAGATCCTGCATTTTTAAGATCCCAAAGCTATGAGCTAGTCAAATTGCTTTTAGCTTGCGGGATTAATCCTAAGCAATCAGGGTTATTCATTCAAAGTGAAGTTAATGAGCACCCGGCTTTAGCATGGCTATTAAATTGTCAGGTGTCTATGGGGGAAATGCAAAGAATGACGCAATTCAAAGACAAGTCCTTAAAAAACCCTAAAAGCGTGAATGTGGGGCTTTTCAATTACCCTATTTTAATGGCGTCAGATATTTTGTTATACCAAAGCGATTTAGTGCCAGTGGGCGAAGATCAAAAACAGCATTTAGAGCTCACACGAAACATTGCAGAAAAATTTAACAGGGATTTTGGGAACTGCTTTAAAGTGCCAGAGCCTTTGATCGCTAAAGTGGGGGCAAGGGTTATGGGGCTAGATGATCCAAAAGTGAAAATGAGTAAATCGCATAAGGGGGCTAACCATGCGATTTTTCTTTTAGATGAGCCAGACATTATTGTAAGAAAAATCAAAAAAGCGGCCACTGATTCTACGGGCGTTATCGCCTTTGATGAAGAAAGAGAGGGCATTTTCAACCTTTTAAATATCTACATGCTTTTAAGCAATGAAAGCCCAGAAAACATAGAAGAGCGTTTCAAAAATAAGGGCTATGGGGATTTTAAAAAGGAATTGGCTGAAGTAGTGATCCAGGCTTTAAAACCCATCCAAGAAAGATACAAAGAAATCAGCGATGATGAAGTGAAAGCCATTTTAAATGGCGGTGTCAAAAAAGCCAGACCTTTGGCGGAAGCGACTTACCAAAAGGCTAAAGAATTGATGGGGTTGGTTTGA
- a CDS encoding methyltransferase domain-containing protein, whose protein sequence is MDSFHSFNQHAFNRHAKTYPLFAHIQQQIAICLVQFLKQKHYAKVLDLGSGSGAVFNALERQNILIEEFIALDNSMNMLKLHPTHSINIQKTTLEHADFEEHVFCAYDLVVSSSSLQWARDLKSVLGKIALSSKEAALAIHTDFSLHEVHEFLGTPSPLRDLKTLKSLIKNAFKNFQIELENKRFALYFNRKQDCLNYLKKCGLLGGSTLSFKQKKHFFQNIAFEKLSYEVLLFSGIKRS, encoded by the coding sequence TTGGACTCTTTTCATTCATTCAATCAGCATGCATTCAATCGGCATGCCAAAACTTATCCCCTCTTTGCTCATATCCAGCAGCAAATCGCTATCTGCCTTGTCCAATTTTTAAAACAAAAACATTACGCTAAAGTTTTGGATCTAGGATCAGGGAGTGGGGCTGTTTTTAACGCTTTAGAGCGGCAAAATATTTTGATTGAAGAGTTTATCGCTTTGGATAATTCTATGAACATGCTCAAATTACACCCCACGCATTCTATTAATATTCAAAAAACCACTTTAGAGCATGCGGATTTTGAAGAACATGTTTTTTGCGCTTATGATTTGGTTGTGTCTTCTTCCTCTTTACAATGGGCAAGGGATTTAAAAAGCGTTTTAGGAAAAATCGCTCTTTCTAGTAAGGAGGCCGCTCTAGCTATTCATACGGATTTCAGTTTGCATGAAGTGCATGAGTTTTTAGGCACGCCTTCGCCTTTAAGGGATCTCAAAACGCTCAAATCCTTAATCAAAAACGCTTTTAAAAATTTTCAAATAGAATTGGAAAACAAGCGCTTCGCTCTTTATTTCAACCGCAAACAAGATTGCTTGAATTACCTTAAAAAATGCGGTCTTTTAGGGGGTTCAACGCTGAGTTTCAAGCAAAAAAAACATTTTTTTCAAAACATAGCGTTTGAAAAATTGAGCTATGAAGTGTTACTCTTTTCTGGGATCAAGCGTTCTTAA